The genomic region GCCATCGCCAACGGGTGCAGGGCCTGCAGGAACAGCGCCCGCAGGCCGCCGAGGAACAGCACCGGATCCGAGTGCACCCGCCAGGTGACCGAGTCCGGCCCGAAAAGTCCCGTCTCTTCCGCGCCCATCAGCTACCAGTGTCGCACCCCGATGACACGATCGAGTGAACCTGTTGGCCAGCCCTTCAGCGCGCCAGCGGCAGCAGGATCTCGAACCGGCAGCCCGGACCGTGGTTGCTGGCGCTGATCCGGCCGTGGTGGGCCTCAACCAGTCCCCGGGCTATGGCTAGGCCCAGACCGGCTCCGGCGGCCTGGCCGGGCTCAGGAGTCCGCGCCGCGCTGCCCCGGTAGGCCACGTCGAAAACCCGGGGCAGCTCGCCGTCCGGGATGCCGCCGCAGGCGTCGTCCACGGCCAGCCAGGCCTGCCCGTCCACCTCGCCCGCGGTCACCGCGACCACCCCGCCGCGGCCGGTGTGCCGGATGGCGTTGCTGAGCAGGTTGCGCAGCACCCGGCCCAGCTCCCGCGCGCTGCCGTGCACCACCGGCCAGTCGCTGGGCGCCTCCCGCAGGGTCACCCCTGCCCGCTGGGCCACCGCGGCCTGCGCCGCGACCTCCTCGCTGACCAGGTCGCGCAGCGGCAGCGCGGTCAGCTCCAGGTTCAGCGCGCCCGCGGTGATCCGGGACAGCTGGAACAGGTCCTCGACCATGCCGGAGACCCGTTCGGTCTCCCGGCCGATGCCCAGCAGGTAGCCGCGCACCTCGGCCGGCTCGGTGACCACGCCGTCGGTGAGCGCCTCGGTCATCGCGCGCATGCCGGCCAGCGGGGTGCGCAGGTCGTGGCTGATCCAGGCGACCAGCTCGCGCCGGGCCGCCTCGGCCGCGCGCTCCCTGGCCCGCGCCTCCCGTTCCCACACGCTGCGCCGGGCGATGGCCCGGCCGAAGAGCACCGCGGCCGGCACGGTGACCAGGCCGACCAGCACGCAGATCACCACGGTGGTGGTGAGCTGGCTGGTGAACATGAACCCGCTGACCGCGGTCACCCCGGCCAGGGTGGCCAGCAGCGGGGTGAGCACCGCGACCGTGATCGCCGCGGTGAGCGAGCGGTCCCGGCTCCAGTGCAGGAACACCGCGCCGAGCACGGCCACCGGCACGGAGAAGCTCAGCGCGTAGGTGCCGGCGTCGAGCAGCTCACTCATGCCGGGCTCGGGTCGTAGCGGTAGCCGACGCCCCACACGGTGGCGATGCGCACCGGGTTGGCCGGGTCGGGTTCGATCTTCTCCCGCAGCCTGCGCACGTGCACGGTGACCGTGGCCGCGTCGCCGAAGTCCCAGCCCCACACCAGTTCCAGCAGCCTGGCCCTGGTGTAGACCTCGCCGGAATGACTGAGGAAGAAGGCCAGCAGGTCGAACTCGCGGGTGGTCAGCGCCAGCTCGGCGGTGCCCCTGGTGGCGCGGCGGGCCACCGGGTCCAGGCGCAGGTCGCCGTCGGCGAGCTGGTCCAGCCGGGGCGGCGGCGCGGGCAGCCGCAGCCGCCGCAGCACCGAGTTGACCCGCAGCACCAGCTCGCGCGGGCTGAACGGCTTGGTCACGTAGTCGTCCGCGCCGAGCTGGAGCCCGGCCACCCGGTCCTCCTCCTCGCCGAGCGCGGTGAGCATGACCACCGGCACCGCGCTGTGCCTGCGCAGCCTGCGGCAGACCTCGAGCCCGTCGATGCCGGGCAGCATCAGGTCCAGCACCACCAGGTCGGCCGCGGCCTGCTCGAACAGGGCCAGCGCCTGCTCGCCGTCCCCGGCCAGCCGGACCTGGTGCCCGGCGCCCTCCAGGTAGCGGCGGACCACGTCGCGCACGGTGAGGTCGTCGTCCACGACCAGCACCCGTCCGCGCACCTCGGCCTGCCCCGGCTTGGCTTCCACCCGGCCAGCGTAGGACGGCGGGAAGACCCCGATCCGGCGACAACCATGACGGTTCTCTTTCGGATGACCGGGTGACCACTCCGGCCGATGATCGACTACTAATGGTAATGGTTATCAGCAAAGTCGAAAGCGGCGCCGTTCGCCCGGGTGTCAGCCGAAGGGAATCCCGCTGACCTGGGCGGACGACGCCGCTGATTGGTGCCCCCGGACGGATTCGAACCGTCACTCGGACCCTTTTAAGGGGCCTGCCTCTACCGATTGGGCTACGGGGGCAGCGGGCAGCCTAAGCCGTGAAAGGTCGCTTTCGGGTCTCAATCACGACAACTCGCCCGTGCGGCCGAACACATCTGGACCGACCGGCCGCAGGAAAGCCCAGCTCGGGAGGCCCGTGCGGGCTACAGACCGGCACGGGCGTCGAGTAGCTCTGCGAAGCGGCCCGCCACCCAGTCGTGCACCGCGTCGGAGACCTCGGTGCTGCCGGCGCGGTGTTCGAACCAGCGCCAGTCGCAGCTCACGTTGATCTCCAGGAAGACGTGTTCGCCGTCGGCCATCAGCAGGTCGAACGCGGCGACCTGGACGTTCCAGTGCCTGGCCAGCGCGAGCAGCTTGGGGGCCAGCTCCTCGGGCATGTCGACCCTGGTCACCTTGACCGCGTCCGGGTCGACCCACAGCTGCGCCGGGTCCAGCTTCTCCACCCGGTAGCTGATCAGCTTGTCGTTGACCACGAAGACCCGCAGCTCACCCTCGGCGTTGAGGAACTGCTGCACGATCACCGGCGCGGACTCGGGGCTGTCACTGGCCCTGCTGGTGTCCAGCGGCCGGGGGAACAGCCCGTGCAGCGCGCCGGGGCGCGGCTCCAGCAGGTGCTGGCCGGCGGTCTTGACGATGCAGCGGCCGCCGCCGGGCCTGGTGCGGCCGGGCTGGGTGGTGACCGCGGTGCGCGGCACCCGCAGCCCGAAGGCGGTGGCGTCGGAGAGCTGGGTGAGCCGGTCCAGCTGACAGGTGGCCCGCGTCGGGTTGACGTGCTCCCAGTCGGTGCGCTGGGCCAGCCAGTTGATCACCGAGCGCCACTGGTCGGCGGCGTAGGCCCCGCTGATGGTGCGCTGGTCCACCGGCACCGCGGAGATGTCGAAGTGCCTGCGCCAGACCAGGATCGGCCGCAGCAGCCGCAGGTCCAGCTCGACCAGCGGGGCGTCGGTGTAGATGGTCAGCGGCAGGTTCAGGCAGCGGTCGGCGTCGATGCGCACCATCCGGATGCCGCGCTCGGCCAGCGCCAGGGAGAGCTCGTTCATCTCCATGTCCGCGGCGCGGGCCAGCACCAGCACGCAGGGCAGCGGGTCGCCGCCGTCCTCTTCCACCAGGCCCATCTCGTGCACGCGTTCCTGGAAGTCCAGGCAGGTGCTGGGCGAGCGGTAGTAGTAGTCCTGCCCCTGCAACAGCAGCGGGGTCGTCCTGGACGGACTGGCCGGAGTCGGGACGGCGGCAGGCGCCACCTCGGTGGGCGTCGACTCGGGGTCGATCACCTCGGTGGCGGCAGGAGGACCCGGTGGCCTGGGTCCGGCTTCCTGCCCCCGTCCGGCGGCGGTCACGTGTCAGTCGTCCTTCTTGCGGAAGACCTTCCGCGCCTTGGCGTACTCCGCGGCGTAGTCGGCGAGCGCGCTGTCCTTGGCCTTCCCCTCGCGTACCAGGGCGGCCAGCTCCTCGATCGACATGGCGGTCACCTCTCTTCGGTGTGATGCTTCACACGTTCAGGTGCGGCACCGGGCGTAGTCTCAAGTTCCAACTCACAGAATGTCAAGACAACCTCAAGTTACATTCCGTACGCCGTGGTGTCGAGGAACTCCAGATGGAGTAACCCATACGCCCGAAGTATGGAATTTTCACCCTAGGTAGCTCAACTCGCTGTGGCGCGGGCGAACTCGGCCTTGGGGTCGTTGATCTGACCGAGTGACACCACCTCGCGCCGGAAGAGTAGCGCAAGGGTCCAGTCGATCAGGACCCGGAACTTCCGGTTGAAGGTGGGCATCCGGCTCACGTGGTAGGTGCGGTGCATGAACCACGCCGGGAAGCCCTTGAGCTTGATCCCGTAGACGTCCGCGACGCCCTTGTAGAGGCCCAGGCTGGCCACCGAACCGGCGTACTTGTGCCGGTAGGGCTTGAGCTGCTTGCCGCGCATCGAGGCCAGGATGTTGCCGGCCAGGTGCACGGCCTGCCGCACCGCGTGCTGCGCCGAGGGGCTGCAGGTGGCGGTGGGGTCCTCCTCGGTGCGGGACAGGTCGGGCACGGCCGCGTTGTCCCCGGCGGCCCAGGCGTCCGGCATGCCCTCGATCTGCAGGTTGGCCGTGCAGCGCACCCGGCCGCGGGCGTCCCGCGGCAGGTCGGTCTGCTCCAGCACCGGGTTGGCCTTGACGCCCGCGGTCCACACGATGGTCTCGGCGTCGAGCTCGGTGCCGTCGCTGAGCACCACGTGACCGTCCACCATGGACTCGACCCTGGTGTCGAGGTAGCACTTGATGCCGCGCTCCTCCAGGGTCTCCACGGTGTAGACGCCCATCTTCGGGCTGACCTCGGGCATCACCCGCCCAGCCGCCTCGACCAGGACCCAGTTCATGTCCTCGGGCTTGACGTTCTTGTAGTAGCGGGTGGCGTAGCGGGCCATGTCCTCCAGCTCGGCCAGCGCCTCGATGCCCGCGTAGCCGCCGCCGATGACCACGAAGGTCAGCAGCTTGCGGCGCAGCTCGGGGTCGTCGCTGGTGGAGGCCAGGTCCATCCGGGAGAGCACGTGGTTGCGCAGGTAGATCGCCTCGCCCACGGTCTTGAACGCGATGCCGCGCTCAGCCAGACCGGGGATCGGGAGGGTGCGGGCGACCGAGCCGAGGGCGACCACGAGCACGTCGTAGTCCACGGACTCCAGGTCGCCGGTCGGCGAGGCGACGATGGCTCGCTTGTCGGCGTGGTTGATCTCGGTCACGCGCCCGGTGAGCACGTGACAGCGTTTCAGGACCCGGCGCAGCGGCACGACGACGTGCCTGGGCTCGATGGAGCCCGCGGCGGCCTCGGGGAGGAAGGGCTGGTAGGTCATGTGCGGCTGCGGATCGACGACCGTCACGGACGCCTCGCTCGCGCGCAGCTTGGCCTGCAGCTTCAGTGCGGTGTACATACCGACATAGCCCCCACCGACGACCAGGATCCGGGTCGGTTGCGACTTCACAGCAGCCATACCTGAATCGTCGCACCCACGGGGTATGGCCGCTTACCAGAACCAGCGCGTTCTGCGCCACAGTGCGGCGTTTCGCGCCGTGTTCTCCGCCACGCGCGGTCACTCCCGCGCCCCGGCGCTCGCGGTCACCTCGATCTCGATGCGCGGCGCGGGGAAGGAGTGCACCCGCACCCTGACGTCCTTCTCGGCCGCCACCGCCCGCGCCAGCAACACCGGCACGAACACGGTCAACCAGCCCAGCAGGAGGAACGCGAACAACAGCACGGTCCACGACATGAGACGTCCTCGGCCCGCCTGGGTCACCAACGCCCCCTGCGCGTGCCACCCACGTTACCGAGCGCGCCGGCCGCGCGCATCACCCGCGCGGCCGCAGTTCTGCCAGCACCGCCTCGACCTCCGCCGGAACCACGCGTCCAAGTCGGCCAGCCCCGCCGCGAGGTCCACCGGCGGCAGCCGCACCGCGTGCCCGACCCAGCCCCGCAGCTCGGCCAGGCCGCGGTAGGCCCAGCGCACCTCCCAGCCCGGCCAGGTGCGCGCCGGCACCGCGAACACAGCCGCCCGCACCGGCAGCTCGCGCAGGTGCCAGAAGAAGAACAGGACCACCCGCCGCCGGAGGTCCAGCAGCAGCCCGCCCTCACCCCAGCGCTGGTCCAGCCACTCCTGCGCCGGCCGCTGGGCGCGGACCAGGCGCA from Crossiella sp. CA-258035 harbors:
- a CDS encoding ATP-binding protein yields the protein MSELLDAGTYALSFSVPVAVLGAVFLHWSRDRSLTAAITVAVLTPLLATLAGVTAVSGFMFTSQLTTTVVICVLVGLVTVPAAVLFGRAIARRSVWEREARARERAAEAARRELVAWISHDLRTPLAGMRAMTEALTDGVVTEPAEVRGYLLGIGRETERVSGMVEDLFQLSRITAGALNLELTALPLRDLVSEEVAAQAAVAQRAGVTLREAPSDWPVVHGSARELGRVLRNLLSNAIRHTGRGGVVAVTAGEVDGQAWLAVDDACGGIPDGELPRVFDVAYRGSAARTPEPGQAAGAGLGLAIARGLVEAHHGRISASNHGPGCRFEILLPLAR
- a CDS encoding response regulator transcription factor, whose translation is MEAKPGQAEVRGRVLVVDDDLTVRDVVRRYLEGAGHQVRLAGDGEQALALFEQAAADLVVLDLMLPGIDGLEVCRRLRRHSAVPVVMLTALGEEEDRVAGLQLGADDYVTKPFSPRELVLRVNSVLRRLRLPAPPPRLDQLADGDLRLDPVARRATRGTAELALTTREFDLLAFFLSHSGEVYTRARLLELVWGWDFGDAATVTVHVRRLREKIEPDPANPVRIATVWGVGYRYDPSPA
- a CDS encoding NAD(P)/FAD-dependent oxidoreductase, with the protein product MAAVKSQPTRILVVGGGYVGMYTALKLQAKLRASEASVTVVDPQPHMTYQPFLPEAAAGSIEPRHVVVPLRRVLKRCHVLTGRVTEINHADKRAIVASPTGDLESVDYDVLVVALGSVARTLPIPGLAERGIAFKTVGEAIYLRNHVLSRMDLASTSDDPELRRKLLTFVVIGGGYAGIEALAELEDMARYATRYYKNVKPEDMNWVLVEAAGRVMPEVSPKMGVYTVETLEERGIKCYLDTRVESMVDGHVVLSDGTELDAETIVWTAGVKANPVLEQTDLPRDARGRVRCTANLQIEGMPDAWAAGDNAAVPDLSRTEEDPTATCSPSAQHAVRQAVHLAGNILASMRGKQLKPYRHKYAGSVASLGLYKGVADVYGIKLKGFPAWFMHRTYHVSRMPTFNRKFRVLIDWTLALLFRREVVSLGQINDPKAEFARATAS